One stretch of Brevibacillus laterosporus DNA includes these proteins:
- a CDS encoding DNA-binding protein, translating to MIAPKHNAVRSIRSEIIKRLKSHGYTLLKLSEMSCINIGHLSGFLKGNPTRALTVDQLNAIGQAFGEPAGWLYDLYVEECFPKGKVAKRRVRAYLVNCAEIGRHDCIQLIIPRLLEDLKYIEVLFDVAKQLFYKGKQKESIYFYQLVVDNEENSHSERFLMSHYRLFQISEKANTEAVWKAAVHFEPFRKRLSEEHQLEALLRLACYCRTLHKWKEVEKYADELKELAILVHRDELSKKKRGKNIEIKLFNPESLLVVYYGQGHLLKAVSLEKQGLFEEAKEFVSSYVDLSWFELLDEVGRIEVEKFKLLAKENMYRLDVLMGDTSVLADYITFLEDHPEEILSGLVTIVESANKHGFTVDAILDKFSEEIGSFHDYHDSSSVEHHLWFRYQLAIYHFQNKQPKNGVKEILRCMTFTTITNSSKNFIRCLALFEEHRCHATAQQESDFEKILEEVVNNESLDGRPHPIREERPMVIH from the coding sequence ATGATTGCTCCAAAACATAATGCAGTACGATCCATAAGGTCGGAAATTATAAAGCGCTTGAAGTCACATGGCTACACACTTCTTAAACTCAGTGAAATGTCGTGTATCAATATTGGACACTTGAGCGGATTCTTGAAGGGGAATCCTACCAGAGCATTAACGGTCGATCAATTAAATGCTATTGGACAAGCTTTTGGAGAGCCTGCTGGATGGCTGTACGATTTATATGTAGAAGAGTGCTTTCCAAAGGGAAAGGTGGCTAAAAGGAGAGTTAGAGCCTATCTTGTCAATTGTGCAGAAATAGGTAGACATGACTGTATTCAGTTGATAATCCCACGATTATTGGAAGACCTTAAATACATCGAAGTTTTATTTGATGTAGCTAAACAGCTATTTTATAAGGGAAAACAGAAGGAGTCCATTTATTTTTACCAGTTGGTGGTTGATAACGAGGAAAATAGCCACTCAGAACGATTTCTTATGAGTCACTATCGTTTGTTCCAAATCTCTGAAAAAGCAAATACTGAGGCAGTTTGGAAGGCTGCTGTTCATTTCGAACCTTTTCGGAAAAGATTGTCTGAGGAACACCAATTGGAGGCTCTTTTACGACTCGCTTGCTATTGTCGGACATTGCATAAGTGGAAAGAGGTAGAGAAATACGCAGATGAATTAAAAGAGCTTGCTATCTTGGTTCACAGAGATGAGTTGTCCAAGAAAAAGAGAGGCAAAAATATAGAGATCAAACTGTTTAATCCAGAGAGTCTTTTAGTTGTTTACTATGGACAAGGACATCTTCTAAAGGCAGTCTCTTTGGAAAAACAGGGATTATTCGAAGAAGCAAAAGAATTTGTGTCTAGCTATGTTGACCTTAGTTGGTTTGAACTACTTGACGAGGTGGGACGAATAGAAGTGGAAAAATTTAAACTGCTGGCTAAAGAAAACATGTATAGGTTAGATGTACTTATGGGAGATACAAGTGTCCTTGCTGACTACATTACATTTCTTGAAGATCATCCAGAAGAGATATTGTCTGGTTTAGTGACAATTGTAGAATCAGCTAATAAACATGGATTTACTGTAGACGCCATACTAGATAAGTTCTCAGAAGAAATAGGCTCTTTTCACGATTATCATGATTCGAGTAGTGTAGAACACCATCTTTGGTTTAGGTATCAATTAGCTATTTATCATTTTCAAAATAAACAACCTAAAAATGGTGTGAAAGAAATTTTGCGATGTATGACTTTTACTACTATCACGAATAGTAGTAAAAATTTCATACGATGTTTGGCACTTTTCGAAGAACATAGATGCCACGCTACAGCTCAACAAGAAAGTGATTTTGAAAAAATTTTGGAGGAGGTGGTGAACAATGAAAGTTTAGATGGACGCCCTCACCCGATACGTGAGGAACGTCCAATGGTGATACATTAA
- a CDS encoding IS1182 family transposase codes for MIQKQQSMILSPFIAIYDVVVPKDNLLRKINELMDFSFVYDELKDKYCLDNGRKAIDPIRMFKYLLLKSIYDLSDVDLVERSKYDMSFKYFLHMVPEEKVIEASSLTKFRKLRLKDINLLDMLINKTVQIAIEKGIIKSKAIIVDATHTKARYNQKSPKEILTDRSKKLRKAVYTIDENMKQKFPAKTTSNVLEDEIDYCQKLIDVIEKEGNISEYPKVKEQLNLLKETVTDDLEQLQISEDPDAKLGHKSADFSFFGYKTHLAMSEERIITAATITSGEKSDGKQLQTLIEKSIEAGMEIETVIGDTAYSEKDNIIYSKKNEIKLVSKLNPLVTQGNRKKEDEFEFNKDAGMYVCKAGHMAVRKARQGKKGVGKNQTDTYYFDIEKCKQCPLKEDCYKDGAKSKSYSVSIKSSEHTEQAKFQESEYFKEKSKERYKIEAKNSELKHRHGYDVASSSGLIGMELQGAMAIFTVNLKRILKLMD; via the coding sequence ATGATTCAAAAACAACAATCAATGATCCTCAGTCCATTTATAGCTATATATGATGTAGTCGTTCCGAAGGATAATTTGTTACGAAAAATCAACGAACTTATGGACTTCTCTTTTGTGTATGACGAGCTTAAGGATAAATACTGCCTAGATAATGGTCGTAAAGCTATTGATCCTATTCGTATGTTTAAATATTTATTGTTGAAGTCTATTTATGATTTGTCTGATGTAGATTTGGTTGAACGTTCGAAATATGACATGTCATTTAAGTATTTTCTCCATATGGTACCAGAGGAGAAAGTGATAGAAGCGAGTTCTTTAACCAAATTTCGAAAGCTACGTTTAAAAGACATTAACCTTCTAGATATGCTTATTAATAAAACAGTTCAAATCGCTATTGAAAAGGGGATTATCAAAAGTAAAGCTATTATTGTTGATGCTACTCATACGAAAGCTCGCTATAATCAAAAATCTCCGAAGGAGATCCTCACGGATCGATCAAAGAAATTAAGAAAAGCCGTCTACACAATAGATGAAAATATGAAGCAGAAGTTCCCTGCTAAAACAACATCCAATGTATTAGAGGATGAAATAGACTACTGTCAAAAGCTCATTGACGTAATCGAAAAAGAAGGCAATATCTCCGAGTATCCAAAAGTAAAAGAACAGTTAAATCTACTGAAAGAAACTGTCACTGATGACCTCGAACAGTTGCAAATCTCAGAAGATCCTGATGCAAAACTTGGTCATAAAAGTGCAGATTTCTCGTTTTTTGGCTACAAAACACACTTGGCAATGAGTGAAGAAAGGATAATCACAGCCGCAACAATTACTTCTGGAGAAAAAAGTGATGGAAAGCAATTACAAACGTTGATTGAGAAAAGTATAGAAGCTGGCATGGAGATTGAAACAGTTATCGGTGATACAGCTTATTCGGAAAAAGATAATATTATTTACAGTAAAAAGAATGAAATCAAACTAGTTTCTAAATTAAACCCTCTCGTTACGCAAGGGAATCGTAAAAAGGAAGATGAATTTGAATTTAATAAGGATGCCGGGATGTATGTGTGTAAAGCAGGACATATGGCAGTCCGTAAAGCTCGACAAGGGAAAAAAGGTGTAGGGAAAAATCAAACGGATACGTATTACTTTGATATTGAGAAATGCAAGCAATGTCCATTGAAAGAGGATTGTTATAAAGACGGAGCAAAAAGCAAAAGTTACTCAGTGAGTATTAAATCCAGTGAACATACTGAACAGGCAAAATTCCAAGAGAGTGAGTACTTTAAAGAAAAATCAAAGGAAAGATATAAAATTGAAGCGAAAAACAGTGAGCTAAAACACAGACACGGGTATGATGTGGCATCATCTTCGGGTCTTATTGGCATGGAGTTACAAGGGGCAATGGCTATATTCACTGTAAACTTAAAAAGAATATTGAAATTAATGGATTAA
- a CDS encoding aspartyl-phosphate phosphatase Spo0E family protein, translating into MFQLANDLQKLIEVLRKELEHRFFKKGSFLHPEVLQMSQQLDEYIVAFQKLTKH; encoded by the coding sequence ATTTTTCAATTAGCAAACGATTTACAGAAGCTTATTGAAGTCCTCCGTAAAGAGTTAGAGCATCGGTTTTTCAAGAAAGGATCATTTTTACATCCAGAAGTATTGCAGATGAGCCAACAACTAGATGAGTACATTGTTGCCTTTCAAAAGCTTACAAAACACTAA
- a CDS encoding aspartyl-phosphate phosphatase Spo0E family protein yields MNSLSENDLLKTFEDKELVELYRTEGSFLSPTVLQLSQQLDEYIVLIQKITKTIK; encoded by the coding sequence ATTAATTCACTGTCTGAAAATGATTTATTGAAGACTTTTGAAGACAAAGAATTAGTGGAACTATATCGAACAGAAGGTTCCTTTTTAAGCCCAACAGTGTTGCAACTGAGCCAGCAGTTAGATGAATATATTGTTTTGATTCAGAAGATAACGAAAACTATAAAGTGA
- a CDS encoding transposase encodes MSIIKQGSLFDIQELFDLEPPKRFEAIFSTLDIEPILFYISKKSIYGAPTELNYAAMLYSLVARIVERIPTVKDLRKRLKHDFIFRMECGFLFCDSLPSEASYSRLVHKLSETAHLEKVQDKLLLQAIQEGFIGDEAIAIDATHFESRDRGVEKEKKTKPELKKRGRKSKAEKDIYDKQKQEKEAQKSLYEKTIAAQLDVTLEDLRSQVPIKPDWGIKKNSDGKNMFWFGYKAHLAVSTKSQYILCSLMSSGSMNDGKAAIPLLKGIQTVLPNHMRYAIMDAGYDYVPIYQQIGRMNAQAIIAYNKRNEGEMIGFDSHFAPTCVRECSYRYDSYDKKYKTLKFVRPKECKDCPLSQDSLCQKVYKIKAETDLRKYTAPARGTKTWEELYDQRTAVERVHAYLKEFFQLNNVRYRTGKRAKVHFDLVTLVYNASKLAVDRIRKELASRMKVVA; translated from the coding sequence GTGTCTATTATAAAACAAGGAAGCCTATTTGATATACAAGAATTATTCGACTTAGAACCTCCCAAACGTTTTGAGGCTATTTTCTCTACTCTTGACATTGAACCGATTCTTTTCTATATTTCCAAAAAATCGATCTATGGAGCTCCTACTGAGTTGAATTATGCTGCCATGCTGTATTCTCTGGTCGCTCGAATCGTAGAACGGATTCCAACTGTGAAAGATTTGCGGAAACGTTTAAAACATGACTTTATCTTTCGAATGGAATGCGGTTTTCTATTTTGTGACAGTCTTCCTTCCGAGGCATCGTACTCTCGTCTGGTTCATAAACTTTCTGAAACAGCACACCTCGAAAAAGTCCAAGACAAGTTACTCTTGCAAGCAATTCAGGAAGGGTTCATAGGCGATGAAGCAATTGCCATCGATGCAACCCATTTTGAATCCCGTGATCGTGGTGTGGAAAAAGAAAAAAAGACGAAACCAGAATTGAAAAAACGCGGACGTAAATCAAAAGCAGAAAAAGATATCTACGACAAGCAAAAGCAAGAAAAGGAAGCCCAGAAGTCCTTATATGAAAAAACCATTGCAGCTCAACTGGATGTGACGTTGGAGGACCTACGGTCCCAAGTTCCTATCAAACCTGATTGGGGAATTAAGAAAAATAGTGATGGAAAGAACATGTTTTGGTTTGGATACAAAGCTCATCTTGCAGTCAGTACGAAAAGTCAGTATATTCTTTGCTCCCTCATGTCCTCTGGAAGTATGAACGATGGGAAAGCAGCGATTCCTTTGTTGAAGGGAATTCAAACTGTCCTGCCCAATCACATGCGATATGCAATCATGGATGCGGGATATGACTATGTCCCGATCTATCAACAAATCGGACGAATGAACGCACAAGCGATTATTGCTTACAACAAGCGGAATGAAGGAGAAATGATTGGGTTCGATTCACATTTTGCGCCAACTTGTGTTCGAGAATGCTCTTATCGTTACGACAGTTATGATAAAAAGTACAAAACGTTGAAATTTGTACGGCCAAAAGAATGTAAAGACTGTCCATTGTCTCAAGATTCTCTCTGTCAAAAAGTCTATAAAATCAAGGCTGAAACCGATCTTCGAAAGTACACCGCGCCAGCCAGAGGAACGAAAACGTGGGAAGAACTCTATGACCAGAGAACAGCTGTGGAGCGAGTACATGCTTATTTGAAGGAGTTCTTTCAGCTAAACAATGTCCGATATCGCACAGGAAAGAGGGCAAAAGTCCATTTTGATTTGGTTACTCTTGTTTATAATGCATCCAAGTTAGCAGTGGATCGAATTCGTAAGGAACTGGCAAGTAGGATGAAAGTAGTAGCTTAA
- a CDS encoding XRE family transcriptional regulator, whose translation MADSLTFTTLGELIKEKREEFGISLSELSRRSGVSKGIISKIESGETKRPELKNLKLLADPIKIPYEEIIDRYIDVELRTDILEAFLAEAIEIANISLLTKVAVKFLGNPKKDTYTLLEDLYSLTATIENNEVRVALYNVIVNYARVRGIPMYIAKSSLQKYLIERQDFKTMEESFKIGEETIHYVDFLSEDERVILYFSMALQAFAIKKYQKCIELCEAGIPLEEKDSELKARAYLAMINSLYFLGLYDELEGHLTVYKTFDFQFVHESATLTSATVKAKKKEYETAIPLLLECLQNTSKGSKIHAVNELFELYLQIEKFDSIAELISQEDNFLIMEAITPYKYYSMGLYYQYKGAYQILVESFQEGLESYLTGMSVYGKINAYQEINECMKSILSYHFSEKKSVDLQMVQKLQEVYNGITQNKIIS comes from the coding sequence ATGGCAGACAGTCTAACTTTCACAACATTGGGGGAACTGATAAAAGAAAAAAGAGAAGAATTTGGAATCAGTTTATCAGAATTATCAAGAAGATCGGGGGTTAGCAAAGGAATCATTTCAAAAATAGAATCTGGTGAGACAAAGCGTCCAGAGCTAAAAAATCTCAAATTATTAGCAGACCCTATAAAAATACCTTACGAAGAAATTATTGATCGTTACATTGATGTGGAACTACGAACAGATATCTTAGAGGCATTTTTAGCAGAAGCCATTGAAATTGCAAATATTTCATTACTCACAAAAGTAGCTGTAAAATTCCTTGGAAATCCAAAGAAAGATACGTACACATTGTTGGAGGATTTGTATAGCCTTACCGCCACCATTGAAAACAATGAAGTGAGGGTGGCTCTTTATAATGTTATTGTTAATTATGCGAGAGTGCGTGGAATCCCCATGTACATAGCTAAATCATCCCTACAAAAGTACTTAATTGAAAGACAAGATTTCAAAACTATGGAGGAATCATTTAAAATTGGCGAAGAAACTATTCACTATGTAGATTTTTTGTCTGAGGACGAAAGGGTAATTTTATATTTCAGTATGGCACTTCAAGCATTTGCCATTAAGAAATACCAAAAATGTATTGAACTATGCGAAGCTGGAATTCCATTAGAAGAAAAGGATTCCGAACTTAAAGCTAGAGCGTATTTAGCGATGATTAATTCGCTTTATTTTCTAGGCTTGTATGATGAACTTGAGGGTCATCTGACTGTTTATAAAACATTTGATTTCCAGTTTGTCCATGAATCAGCTACATTGACTAGTGCAACAGTAAAGGCAAAGAAAAAGGAATACGAAACAGCCATCCCATTGTTACTTGAGTGCTTACAAAACACCAGTAAGGGTTCAAAAATTCATGCAGTTAATGAATTATTTGAATTGTATTTGCAAATTGAAAAGTTCGATTCCATTGCAGAGTTAATTTCTCAAGAAGATAATTTTTTGATTATGGAAGCGATAACACCGTATAAGTATTATTCAATGGGATTGTACTATCAATATAAAGGAGCCTATCAAATATTAGTTGAATCTTTCCAAGAAGGATTAGAAAGTTACCTTACTGGTATGTCAGTATATGGAAAAATAAATGCTTATCAAGAAATTAATGAATGTATGAAGAGTATTCTCTCCTATCACTTCAGCGAAAAAAAATCTGTAGATTTACAAATGGTGCAGAAGCTCCAAGAGGTATATAATGGAATTACACAGAATAAGATAATTAGTTAG
- a CDS encoding DUF1878 domain-containing protein, translating into MTKETLEQRLERLEFYLNLMREFAVDPETFVLWDYVISEGFNENQTKQILDVLREHHGHVKSAVEAGASIPDLEGLFTKMIPLLHIEGRTTSKEKVMQVLRRASKLPIFPYLNKHF; encoded by the coding sequence ATGACTAAAGAGACTTTGGAACAAAGGTTAGAAAGGTTAGAATTTTATCTGAATTTGATGAGGGAGTTTGCAGTAGACCCAGAAACATTTGTTTTGTGGGATTATGTTATTTCAGAAGGATTTAATGAGAACCAGACAAAACAGATTTTAGATGTACTAAGAGAGCATCATGGTCATGTAAAATCCGCTGTAGAGGCTGGTGCTTCCATTCCTGATTTAGAAGGCTTATTTACCAAAATGATTCCACTTCTTCACATTGAAGGAAGAACAACAAGTAAGGAAAAGGTAATGCAGGTTTTAAGAAGAGCTTCTAAATTACCTATATTTCCTTATCTGAATAAACATTTCTAG